A genome region from Hevea brasiliensis isolate MT/VB/25A 57/8 chromosome 7, ASM3005281v1, whole genome shotgun sequence includes the following:
- the LOC131181585 gene encoding coniferyl alcohol acyltransferase-like has translation MGSGGEANFTVTVIRKEVVAAVLPLQEHWLPLSNLDLLLPPLDVGVFLCYKSQKDINSGRADFGLHLQSSRINKRWVTM, from the exons ATGGGTTCTGGAGGAGAAGCCAATTTCACAGTCACGGTGATCAGGAAGGAGGTGGTGGCAGCAGTACTACCACTGCAAGAGCATTGGTTGCCACTCTCCAACCTGGATTTGCTTCTTCCTCCACTTGATGTTGGTGTTTTCCTCTGTTACAAGTCACAGAAGGACATCAATTCTGGACGCGCTGACTTTGGGCTCCATCTCCAAAGCAG CAGAATCAACAAGCGTTGGGTCACAATGTGA
- the LOC110660233 gene encoding coniferyl alcohol acyltransferase: MGSGGEANFTVTVIRKEVVAAVLPLQEHWLPLSNLDLLLPPLDVGVFLCYKSQKDINPMVSFGSMVGVLKKAMAQVLVSYYAFAGEVVANPLGEPELLCNNRGVDFSEAFADIELKDLNFYNPDESVEGKLVPRKKNGVLSVQATELKCGGLVVACTFDHRIADAYSTNMFLVSWAETAQSKPISILPSFRRSLLSPRLSAGCFDPSIDEMFVPISSFLPPKDQPEANPDDHLISRIYYVKAHELTRLQSLASSNGYKRTKLESFSAFLWQLIAKCASNEENSTTERTKISKMGIVVDGRSRLSDKTTPEKAIQMATYFGNVLSLPYVCKRVEELTELPLSRVANNVHNCLEKAATKEHFWALIDWVEAHRPVSVVAKIYTRARYDGPAFVISSGQRFPVSKLDFGWGVPVFGSYHFPWGGNTGYVMPMTSPGENGDWVLYMHLFREQLEFLEAEAAHFFKPLNCDDYLNQ; this comes from the exons ATGGGTTCTGGAGGAGAAGCCAATTTCACAGTCACGGTGATCAGGAAGGAGGTGGTGGCAGCAGTACTACCACTGCAAGAGCATTGGTTGCCACTCTCCAACCTGGATTTGCTTCTTCCTCCACTTGATGTTGGTGTTTTCCTCTGTTACAAGTCACAGAAGGACATCAATCCAATGGTGAGTTTTGGGTCCATGGTTGGGGTTCTGAAGAAGGCCATGGCTCAAGTTCTGGTGTCCTACTATGCCTTTGCTGGTGAGGTTGTAGCCAATCCTTTGGGTGAGCCTGAGCTTCTGTGCAACAACCGTGGTGTGGACTTCTCTGAGGCTTTTGCTGATATTGAGCTTAAAGACCTCAACTTTTATAACCCTGATGAGAGTGTAGAAGGTAAACTTGTGCCTAGGAAGAAGAATGGTGTGCTTTCTGTTCAG GCAACAGAACTGAAATGTGGAGGTCTTGTAGTGGCATGCACCTTCGACCACCGCATAGCAGATGCCTACTCAACCAACATGTTTCTTGTATCATGGGCAGAGACAGCTCAATCAAAGCCAATATCAATCCTCCCATCCTTCAGGCGATCTTTGCTAAGCCCTAGACTTTCTGCTGGTTGCTTCGACCCTTCTATAGACGAAATGTTTGTGCCCATCTCCTCATTCTTACCTCCCAAAGATCAGCCTGAGGCCAATCCTGACGATCATCTCATAAGTCGAATATATTATGTTAAAGCCCACGAGCTTACTCGACTACAGTCGCTTGCTAGCTCTAATGGGTACAAGAGGACTAAGCTTGAGTCATTCAGTGCATTCCTGTGGCAATTAATCGCCAAATGTGCTAGTAACGAAGAAAATAGCACTACTGAAAGAACAAAGATATCAAAAATGGGGATTGTTGTGGATGGGAGGAGTAGATTAAGTGATAAAACAACTCCTGAGAAGGCAATACAAATGGCTACATACTTCGGAAATGTGCTTTCCCTTCCTTATGTTTGCAAGAGAGTTGAAGAACTTACTGAACTTCCATTGAGTAGGGTGGCAAATAATGTCCATAACTGCTTGGAAAAAGCAGCGACAAAGGAGCATTTCTGGGCGCTGATTGATTGGGTAGAGGCTCATAGGCCCGTGTCAGTAGTGGCTAAAATATATACTAGAGCTAGGTATGATGGACCAGCCTTTGTGATCTCATCAGGGCAAAGGTTTCCAGTTTCGAAGTTGGATTTTGGGTGGGGTGTGCCTGTTTTTGGGTCTTATCATTTTCCTTGGGGAGGCAACACCGGATATGTTATGCCGATGACAAGTCCGGGGGAGAACGGTGACTGGGTATTGTATATGCACCTTTTCAGAGAGCAACTTGAATTCTTGGAGGCTGAGGCTGCTCATTTTTTTAAGCCCTTGAATTGTGATGATTATCTTAACCAATAA